In Kineococcus sp. NBC_00420, a single genomic region encodes these proteins:
- a CDS encoding PP2C family protein-serine/threonine phosphatase, with protein MGVAPWWSARESAGRVSLTRRLSGASLLALLVLVLGGGLVVVTAQQLGTAQQQLTRETRARQATSDLQRQYVEQETGLRGYLLTGEVELLAPYELAQRQLPGVRRELREGLRAVGGDAAQLEVLEQAHAEWDAYAREQIAAVGRGERTGPSSIGTTMLGKTLFDDVRSAGETLDAQLEGLQEASQRETHRLQTRLVVSTAGGLAALALLLGLGSLVTVRQVTQPLRRLAEATRRVADGDLSAQLRAEGASEVRELAGDVAAMRDRLLADLDRTRQALGALDQEDRAVRAVRQALLPSPGRVEGVRITARLDAAEGVLAGDWYDTVQVATGRLGVVVGDVAGHGPYSAVFALRLKHSLATALRTHAHPGAALTAVCAELRDVPAELFATVFVCVVDTGTGTLVHANAGHPPALLLPAGDEAGTGVRFEELPPTGPLLSSIVAGEVWEEVEHPFGTGDSLLTFTDGVLESRSPDGVEFGLDGLLAAIGRTPRQDPARLIDAVAADALRHARNPGRRDDHTLVHVLREVVGGRDPAALPVPVLPVAAGGGTPGG; from the coding sequence ATGGGGGTCGCACCGTGGTGGTCCGCGCGCGAGAGCGCGGGCCGGGTCTCCCTCACACGACGTCTCAGCGGGGCGAGCCTGCTGGCCCTCCTCGTCCTCGTCCTGGGGGGCGGTCTCGTCGTCGTCACCGCCCAGCAGCTCGGCACCGCGCAGCAGCAGCTCACCCGGGAGACGCGGGCCCGGCAGGCGACCTCCGACCTGCAGCGGCAGTACGTCGAGCAGGAGACCGGCCTGCGCGGCTACCTCCTCACCGGTGAGGTGGAGCTCCTCGCCCCCTACGAGCTGGCCCAGCGGCAGCTGCCCGGGGTGCGGCGCGAGCTGCGCGAGGGTCTGCGGGCGGTCGGCGGTGACGCGGCGCAGCTGGAGGTCCTGGAGCAGGCCCACGCCGAGTGGGACGCCTACGCCCGGGAGCAGATCGCGGCGGTGGGGAGAGGCGAACGCACCGGCCCCAGCAGCATCGGCACGACCATGCTCGGCAAGACCCTGTTCGACGACGTCCGCAGCGCCGGCGAGACGCTGGACGCCCAGCTGGAGGGGCTCCAGGAGGCGAGCCAGCGCGAGACCCACCGGCTGCAGACCCGCCTGGTCGTGAGCACCGCGGGCGGGCTGGCCGCGCTCGCCCTGCTGCTGGGCCTCGGCTCCCTCGTCACGGTGCGCCAGGTGACGCAGCCCCTGCGGCGCCTGGCGGAGGCCACCCGCCGGGTCGCCGACGGTGACCTGTCGGCGCAGCTGCGGGCGGAGGGCGCGTCGGAGGTGCGGGAGCTGGCCGGTGACGTGGCCGCCATGCGCGACCGCCTCCTCGCCGACCTGGACCGGACCCGGCAGGCCCTCGGCGCCCTCGACCAGGAGGACCGCGCGGTGCGGGCCGTGCGGCAGGCGCTGCTGCCCTCCCCCGGCCGGGTGGAGGGCGTGCGGATCACGGCCCGCCTCGACGCGGCCGAGGGCGTCCTGGCCGGCGACTGGTACGACACCGTCCAGGTCGCGACGGGGCGCCTGGGCGTCGTCGTCGGCGACGTCGCGGGCCACGGCCCCTACAGCGCCGTCTTCGCGCTGCGCCTCAAGCACTCCCTGGCCACCGCCCTGCGCACCCACGCCCACCCGGGCGCGGCGCTGACCGCCGTCTGCGCCGAGCTGCGCGACGTCCCGGCGGAGCTGTTCGCCACGGTCTTCGTGTGCGTCGTCGACACCGGGACCGGCACCCTGGTCCACGCCAACGCCGGGCACCCCCCGGCGCTGCTGCTCCCCGCCGGGGACGAGGCGGGCACCGGGGTGCGCTTCGAGGAACTGCCCCCCACCGGACCCCTGCTGTCCTCGATCGTCGCCGGGGAGGTGTGGGAGGAGGTGGAGCACCCGTTCGGGACGGGCGACAGCCTCCTGACCTTCACCGACGGGGTCCTGGAGAGCCGCTCGCCCGACGGCGTGGAGTTCGGTCTGGACGGCCTGCTGGCGGCGATCGGGCGGACCCCGCGCCAGGACCCGGCCCGGCTCATCGACGCGGTGGCCGCGGACGCCCTGCGCCACGCCCGGAACCCGGGCCGGCGCGACGACCACACCCTCGTCCACGTCCTGCGCGAGGTCGTCGGGGGACGGGACCCCGCCGCGCTCCCGGTGCCCGTCCTGCCCGTCGCAGCCGGGGGCGGGACCCCCGGGGGGTGA
- a CDS encoding helix-turn-helix domain-containing protein: MSENLLGDFLRARRELVRPGEVGLPENSRRRVPGLRREEVAMLAGVSAEYYVRLERGRDRHPSAQVLHALAGVLALDDESRDYLASLAGAPPLTRPAGPETVSATIRGFVESAPAPAFVLGRFMDVLAANGAARRLHGDMPGNVLRHMFLDPDARELYPDWADVAAESVGSLRGAVVQHLDDPRLARLVGELSLKSAEFATLWAQHGVRSKAAGTKRIAVRDRGIVTVGWEALQVASAPGQVIVTYHAEPGSRSERVLLELAERS; encoded by the coding sequence GTGAGCGAGAACCTGCTCGGGGACTTCCTGCGGGCCCGGCGCGAACTGGTGCGACCGGGCGAGGTCGGGCTGCCGGAGAACTCCCGGCGTCGCGTGCCGGGGTTGCGCCGCGAGGAGGTCGCGATGCTCGCGGGGGTCAGCGCGGAGTACTACGTCCGCCTCGAACGGGGACGCGACCGGCACCCCTCGGCCCAGGTGCTGCACGCGCTCGCGGGAGTTCTCGCCCTCGACGACGAGTCGCGCGACTACCTCGCCTCGCTCGCCGGGGCGCCACCGCTGACACGCCCCGCCGGGCCGGAGACGGTCAGCGCGACCATCCGAGGTTTCGTCGAGAGCGCCCCCGCGCCGGCGTTCGTGCTGGGGAGGTTCATGGACGTCCTGGCCGCCAACGGTGCCGCCCGTCGGCTGCACGGGGACATGCCGGGCAACGTCCTGCGGCACATGTTCCTCGACCCGGATGCGCGGGAGCTCTACCCCGACTGGGCCGACGTCGCGGCCGAGAGCGTCGGGTCGTTGCGCGGGGCCGTCGTCCAGCACCTCGACGACCCGCGGCTGGCCCGGCTGGTGGGGGAGCTGTCGCTCAAGAGCGCCGAGTTCGCGACGCTGTGGGCCCAGCACGGGGTCCGCTCGAAGGCGGCCGGGACGAAGCGGATCGCGGTGCGGGACCGCGGGATCGTCACCGTCGGCTGGGAGGCGTTGCAGGTCGCGAGTGCGCCCGGCCAGGTCATCGTGACCTACCACGCGGAACCCGGCAGCCGCTCGGAACGGGTGCTGCTGGAACTCGCCGAACGGTCCTGA
- a CDS encoding SDR family oxidoreductase, protein MTPHAQPLAGRVAVVTGASGGIGEATARRLAADGARLAVLGRRKDELDRVAAEIGGLAVVADVTAGPEHLAAVADQVRSALGAPDLVVANAGLMLAAPFATADRGEWTAMLDTNVTGLIDTARAFVSDLLATPGRADLVLVGSVAASSYFPTYAVYSATKAAVAALSRGLRLELGPRGVRVRTIEPGLTSSDLGSGMLDPDGRAGLAQFRENLDSIPAGDIADAIAWASALPARVNVAELVVLPTAQG, encoded by the coding sequence ATGACACCTCACGCACAACCCCTCGCCGGTCGCGTCGCCGTCGTCACCGGAGCCTCCGGCGGGATCGGCGAGGCGACCGCCCGCCGCCTCGCCGCCGACGGCGCCCGGCTCGCGGTGCTCGGCCGACGCAAGGACGAACTCGACCGGGTGGCCGCCGAGATCGGTGGCCTCGCGGTCGTCGCCGACGTCACCGCGGGCCCTGAGCACCTCGCCGCCGTCGCCGACCAGGTCCGTTCCGCGCTCGGCGCTCCCGACCTCGTCGTCGCCAACGCGGGTCTCATGCTCGCCGCCCCCTTCGCCACCGCCGACCGCGGCGAGTGGACCGCCATGCTGGACACCAACGTCACGGGTCTCATCGACACCGCCCGAGCGTTCGTCAGCGACCTGCTCGCGACCCCGGGCCGAGCGGACCTGGTGCTCGTCGGGTCGGTCGCGGCGTCGAGCTACTTCCCGACCTACGCGGTGTACTCCGCCACCAAGGCGGCCGTGGCCGCGCTGTCCCGCGGTCTGCGCCTGGAACTCGGCCCGCGGGGCGTGCGGGTCCGCACGATCGAACCCGGCCTGACGAGTTCCGACCTCGGGTCGGGGATGCTCGACCCGGACGGTCGCGCGGGTCTCGCGCAGTTCCGCGAGAACCTCGACTCCATCCCCGCCGGCGACATCGCCGACGCGATCGCCTGGGCCAGCGCCCTCCCGGCCCGGGTGAACGTCGCGGAACTCGTCGTCCTCCCCACCGCCCAGGGATGA
- a CDS encoding metal ABC transporter solute-binding protein, Zn/Mn family yields the protein MPSRRSSLVLAATLTASLALAACGGSKSTSAASDDTGLSVVASTNVYGSIAESILGDEGTVTSIIDDPSADPHSYEANTRTQLELSKADVVIENGGGYDDFVDTMLKAADTKAVVLNAVDISGRTAPAGGELNEHVWYDVETVRKVAQALEAEFAKAAPDDASTFTTNLKTFEGGLDTLEQKIQADKATTDGRPVAITEPVPGYLLEALGAKNVTPVEFSEAIEEETDVPVDVLQETLSLFTQHQVRALVYNEQTTGPQTEQVLKAAKDNGIAVVPVTETLPEGKDYTTWMTANVDAIATALTQ from the coding sequence ATGCCCTCGCGCCGCTCGTCCCTCGTCCTCGCCGCCACCCTCACCGCATCGCTCGCCCTCGCCGCCTGCGGTGGTAGCAAGAGCACCTCCGCCGCGAGCGACGACACCGGCCTGAGCGTCGTCGCCTCCACCAACGTCTACGGCTCCATCGCCGAGTCGATCCTGGGCGACGAGGGCACCGTCACCTCGATCATCGACGACCCCAGCGCCGACCCGCACAGCTACGAGGCCAACACCCGCACCCAGCTGGAGCTGTCCAAGGCCGACGTCGTGATCGAGAACGGCGGCGGCTACGACGACTTCGTCGACACCATGCTCAAGGCCGCCGACACCAAGGCCGTCGTCCTGAACGCCGTCGACATCTCGGGCCGGACCGCCCCCGCGGGCGGGGAGCTCAACGAGCACGTCTGGTACGACGTCGAGACCGTGCGCAAGGTCGCGCAGGCCCTGGAGGCCGAGTTCGCCAAGGCCGCCCCGGACGACGCGAGCACCTTCACGACCAACCTGAAGACCTTCGAGGGCGGCCTCGACACCCTCGAGCAGAAGATCCAGGCCGACAAGGCGACCACGGACGGCCGGCCCGTCGCGATCACCGAACCCGTCCCCGGCTACCTGCTGGAGGCGCTCGGCGCGAAGAACGTCACGCCCGTGGAGTTCTCCGAGGCCATCGAGGAGGAGACCGACGTCCCGGTCGACGTGCTGCAGGAGACACTGTCCCTGTTCACGCAGCACCAGGTGCGGGCGCTGGTCTACAACGAGCAGACCACCGGCCCGCAGACCGAGCAGGTCCTGAAGGCTGCGAAGGACAACGGCATCGCTGTGGTGCCGGTCACCGAGACGCTCCCCGAGGGCAAGGACTACACGACGTGGATGACCGCGAACGTCGACGCGATCGCGACGGCCCTGACGCAGTGA
- a CDS encoding ATP-binding protein, with product MDEDARVELPAEAGSAGRARRHLRRTLTGPSTVGVPEAVAADAEVCLSELVTNALLHAGTGVSVRVRLTPSVLRLEVGDGSPVVPQWVPRSLTASTGRGLPLITALSTARGGEVHPDGRGKTVWCELLLTGADHGEVGLEVDLALQDEIDALLAADWESLPDPDPVLSAPGGLRLLRYPLRRGVRLREHREAVLRELRLLSLTHAITDPGTAARADAVGDQLAEQYAGHLRPAQARVLQALAAGEDSADLDYPRLPDHPGILERWRRNEQELDRLIAATGVAVLAAPAELRELADWMLVEFERQVTGGEPRPWPGPLD from the coding sequence GTGGACGAGGACGCACGGGTCGAGCTCCCGGCGGAGGCCGGCAGCGCCGGTCGGGCCCGCCGGCACCTCCGGCGCACCCTGACCGGCCCGTCCACCGTCGGCGTCCCCGAGGCCGTCGCCGCCGACGCCGAGGTGTGCCTGAGCGAACTGGTGACCAACGCGCTGCTGCACGCGGGCACGGGCGTCTCCGTCCGGGTCCGGCTCACCCCCTCCGTCCTGCGCCTGGAGGTCGGCGACGGGTCGCCGGTCGTCCCGCAGTGGGTGCCCCGCAGCCTCACCGCCTCCACCGGCCGCGGGCTCCCGCTCATCACCGCGCTCAGCACCGCGCGCGGCGGCGAGGTCCACCCCGACGGCCGGGGGAAGACGGTCTGGTGCGAGCTGCTCCTCACCGGCGCCGACCACGGCGAGGTGGGGCTGGAGGTCGACCTCGCCCTGCAGGACGAGATCGACGCCCTGCTCGCGGCGGACTGGGAGTCGTTGCCCGACCCCGACCCCGTCCTCAGCGCCCCGGGCGGCCTCCGGCTGCTGCGCTACCCGCTGCGCCGTGGGGTGCGCCTGCGCGAGCACCGCGAGGCGGTGCTGCGCGAGCTGCGACTCCTCAGCCTCACCCACGCCATCACCGACCCCGGCACCGCCGCCCGCGCCGACGCGGTCGGCGACCAGCTCGCCGAGCAGTACGCGGGGCACCTGCGCCCGGCGCAGGCCCGGGTCCTGCAGGCCCTGGCCGCGGGCGAGGACAGCGCCGACCTCGACTACCCCCGCCTGCCCGACCACCCGGGGATCCTCGAGCGCTGGCGGCGCAACGAGCAGGAGCTCGACCGCCTCATCGCCGCCACCGGCGTCGCGGTGCTGGCGGCCCCGGCGGAGCTGCGGGAACTCGCGGACTGGATGCTGGTGGAGTTCGAGCGCCAGGTCACCGGCGGGGAACCCCGGCCCTGGCCCGGCCCCCTCGACTGA
- a CDS encoding rhodanese-like domain-containing protein produces the protein MDLTTTPLTTATLDPALAVAELERRLALGTDPSDVHAAVESGASGLVVVDSRSEQAWAQGHVPGALHLPTALIAPRATDLVPTGTVVVTYCWGPGCNGATRAALAFARLGFAVREMWGGIEYWTREGFGVEVDGVVTAGVPDPLTAPLGRGAACGC, from the coding sequence ATGGACCTCACCACCACCCCCCTCACCACCGCGACCCTCGACCCCGCCCTCGCCGTCGCCGAACTCGAACGGCGCCTCGCGCTGGGCACCGACCCCTCCGACGTGCACGCTGCCGTGGAGTCCGGAGCCAGCGGTCTCGTCGTCGTCGACAGCCGCTCGGAGCAGGCCTGGGCCCAGGGGCACGTTCCCGGCGCGCTGCACCTGCCCACCGCCCTCATCGCCCCGCGGGCAACGGATCTGGTCCCGACGGGCACGGTCGTCGTCACCTACTGCTGGGGTCCCGGCTGCAACGGCGCGACCCGGGCCGCGCTGGCGTTCGCGCGGCTGGGGTTCGCCGTCCGGGAGATGTGGGGCGGGATCGAGTACTGGACCCGCGAGGGCTTCGGGGTCGAGGTCGACGGGGTCGTCACCGCCGGCGTCCCCGATCCGCTCACCGCGCCGCTCGGGCGGGGTGCGGCCTGCGGGTGCTAG
- a CDS encoding SDR family NAD(P)-dependent oxidoreductase: MRIDLTGKSALVTGSSQGIGLAIATGLAGCGASVVLTGRNPERLEAAAAGIDGEVRWVAGDITTDVGHAALVEAVPAVDVLVNNLGVFGSADPLQIDDDEWRRYFETNVLTGVRLTRHHLPGMIANGWGRVLYVSSDSAVAVPAEMIHYGMTKTALLAVHRGFAKAAAGTGVTVNSVLAGPTHTGGVEDFVRELVPGDLPWEEAQRRFMTEFRPQSLLQRLIEPEEIANMVCYLASPLASATTGAALRVDGGYVDAILP; the protein is encoded by the coding sequence GTGCGCATCGATCTCACGGGGAAGTCGGCGTTGGTCACCGGGTCGAGCCAGGGCATCGGCCTGGCGATCGCCACCGGACTGGCCGGCTGCGGGGCCTCCGTCGTCCTCACCGGCCGCAACCCCGAGCGCCTCGAGGCCGCGGCGGCCGGGATCGACGGCGAGGTCCGCTGGGTGGCCGGTGACATCACCACCGACGTCGGCCACGCCGCGCTCGTCGAGGCCGTACCGGCGGTGGACGTCCTGGTCAACAACCTCGGCGTCTTCGGCTCGGCCGACCCGCTGCAGATCGACGACGACGAGTGGCGACGCTACTTCGAGACCAACGTCCTCACGGGTGTCCGCCTGACCCGGCACCACCTGCCCGGGATGATCGCGAACGGTTGGGGTCGTGTCCTGTACGTCTCGAGCGACTCCGCCGTCGCCGTCCCGGCTGAGATGATCCACTACGGGATGACGAAGACCGCTCTCCTCGCGGTGCACCGCGGTTTCGCCAAGGCCGCCGCGGGCACGGGGGTGACCGTGAACAGCGTCCTCGCCGGCCCCACCCACACCGGCGGCGTCGAGGACTTCGTCCGTGAGCTCGTCCCCGGGGACCTGCCGTGGGAGGAGGCGCAACGGCGGTTCATGACGGAGTTCCGGCCCCAGTCGCTGCTGCAGCGGCTCATCGAACCCGAGGAGATCGCGAACATGGTCTGCTACCTGGCCTCACCGCTCGCCTCCGCCACGACGGGGGCGGCCCTCCGGGTCGACGGCGGCTACGTCGACGCGATCCTGCCGTGA
- a CDS encoding FAD-binding oxidoreductase, which translates to MNGWRPARVLAVRPESASARALVLQVPSWPGHLAGQHLDVRLTAPDGHQAVRSYSIASAARRPGPAEVEIGVELAVDGEVSSFLTGEVRAGDVLEVTGPLGGWFVWRPGDPAPVQLIGGGSGVVPLVSVVRTHAGVPDAPELRMLASVRSPAVAMYAAELAAFDVVWTREVPPGSTRPPGRLDAELLAATTVPAASSPTCLVCGPTPFVEHVAELLVELGHDEARIRTERFGSAR; encoded by the coding sequence GTGAACGGCTGGCGTCCCGCGCGGGTCCTCGCGGTCCGCCCGGAGAGTGCGAGCGCGCGGGCCCTCGTGCTGCAGGTCCCGTCCTGGCCGGGGCACCTCGCCGGTCAGCACCTCGACGTGCGGCTCACGGCGCCGGACGGGCACCAGGCGGTCCGGTCGTACTCGATCGCGTCGGCGGCGCGGCGCCCCGGGCCGGCCGAGGTCGAGATCGGCGTGGAACTGGCGGTCGACGGGGAGGTCTCCTCGTTCCTCACCGGCGAGGTGCGCGCCGGTGACGTCCTCGAGGTCACCGGGCCGCTGGGGGGCTGGTTCGTCTGGCGTCCCGGCGACCCCGCCCCGGTGCAGCTCATCGGCGGGGGTTCCGGTGTCGTCCCGCTGGTCTCGGTCGTGCGCACGCACGCCGGGGTCCCTGACGCCCCGGAACTCCGGATGCTGGCCTCGGTGCGTTCACCGGCCGTCGCGATGTACGCCGCGGAACTCGCCGCGTTCGACGTCGTGTGGACCCGGGAGGTCCCGCCCGGGTCGACGCGTCCACCGGGGCGCCTCGACGCGGAACTCCTGGCCGCCACCACCGTCCCCGCCGCGTCGTCGCCGACGTGTCTGGTGTGCGGGCCGACGCCGTTCGTCGAGCACGTCGCGGAACTCCTCGTGGAACTCGGCCACGACGAGGCGCGGATCCGCACCGAACGGTTCGGCTCCGCCCGCTGA
- a CDS encoding molybdopterin-dependent oxidoreductase: MNPDDGFEVPRVTRGFTGRPRERAELLPPGQYRTDDFPVLSAGPTPRLDPEDWRFTLTEESGSSHHWDWNGLRRLPRETVRTDLHCVTRWSKFGTDWTGYSLDAFFANVTTSARFAFVTSYGGYTTNLPVADLLGGRAWIVTGYGGKPLEPVHGGPARLLVPHLYLWKSAKWVRSITLSDTEDLGFWERVGYHAYGDPWREQRYSL; the protein is encoded by the coding sequence GTGAACCCCGACGACGGGTTCGAGGTTCCCCGCGTCACCCGGGGTTTCACCGGCCGGCCCCGCGAACGCGCGGAACTCCTGCCGCCCGGCCAGTACCGGACCGACGACTTCCCGGTCCTCTCGGCCGGGCCGACGCCGCGCCTCGACCCCGAGGACTGGCGGTTCACCCTCACCGAGGAGTCCGGCAGTTCCCACCACTGGGACTGGAACGGGCTGCGCCGCCTGCCGCGCGAGACGGTCCGGACCGACCTGCACTGCGTCACCCGGTGGTCGAAGTTCGGCACGGACTGGACGGGGTACTCCCTCGACGCGTTCTTCGCGAACGTCACCACGTCCGCGCGGTTCGCGTTCGTGACCAGCTACGGCGGGTACACCACGAACCTCCCCGTCGCCGACCTGCTCGGGGGGCGCGCCTGGATCGTCACCGGGTACGGCGGGAAACCCCTGGAACCCGTCCACGGCGGCCCGGCACGACTCCTCGTCCCGCACCTGTACCTGTGGAAGTCCGCGAAGTGGGTCCGTTCGATCACGTTGTCGGACACCGAGGACCTGGGTTTCTGGGAACGCGTCGGCTACCACGCCTACGGCGACCCGTGGCGCGAGCAGCGGTACTCGCTGTGA
- a CDS encoding FMN-dependent NADH-azoreductase, producing MPHLLHLDSSADLATSRSRAITAAFADAWTARGAGHTVTHRDLHRDQLPHFATNEQHWPAADRLPTADVPAEQDALTATLQAEILAADVVVVGAPLYNYTVPSTLKVWLDHMHVPGALAGEGSQPLAGRHAVVVSSRGGTYDAGSPTEDWDHGVPVLQIILGNSLGMTVHVVQTSATLADRLPDLAGLKDRSVAELEAATAAAQELARTL from the coding sequence ATGCCGCACCTGTTGCACCTCGACTCCTCCGCCGACCTCGCGACGTCGCGATCGCGGGCCATCACGGCGGCGTTCGCCGACGCGTGGACGGCACGGGGCGCCGGGCACACCGTCACCCACCGCGACCTGCACCGCGACCAGCTGCCGCACTTCGCGACCAACGAGCAGCACTGGCCGGCCGCGGACCGCCTCCCCACCGCCGACGTCCCCGCCGAGCAGGACGCGCTCACCGCGACGCTGCAGGCCGAGATCCTCGCCGCGGACGTCGTGGTCGTCGGGGCGCCGCTCTACAACTACACGGTGCCCTCGACGTTGAAGGTGTGGCTGGACCACATGCACGTCCCCGGCGCCCTGGCCGGCGAGGGCTCGCAGCCGCTCGCCGGGCGTCACGCCGTCGTGGTCAGCAGCCGCGGCGGGACCTACGACGCGGGCAGCCCCACCGAGGACTGGGACCACGGCGTCCCGGTCCTGCAGATCATCCTCGGCAACTCCCTGGGGATGACCGTGCACGTCGTCCAGACCAGCGCGACGCTGGCCGATCGGCTGCCCGACCTCGCCGGGCTCAAGGACCGCAGCGTCGCCGAGCTGGAGGCCGCGACGGCCGCGGCGCAGGAGCTGGCGCGGACGCTGTAG
- a CDS encoding metal ABC transporter permease, translated as MSTAVSSTASAIAWDKVIDFSDYGELLALVHNSLWAGALLGLVGGLIGMFIVARDLPFAVHGIAELSFAGGAAALLLGVNVVAGSLVGSVLAAVLFGVLGARAREHNSAIGVLMPFGLGLGVLFLALYQGRAANKFGLLTGQIVAVDNPQLFSLAVIAAVVVVALALLWRPLLFASLDPDVAAARGVPVRALSPVFMLVLGLSVAMSVQIVGALLVLALLVTPAAAAMRVSASPFVVPVLSTVFALVAMVGGLLLAVGSSIPISPYVTTVSFVIYLVCRLVARLRRPADRPEPPRPVVAEIV; from the coding sequence GTGAGCACCGCCGTCAGCAGCACCGCCAGCGCCATCGCCTGGGACAAGGTCATCGACTTCTCCGACTACGGGGAGCTGCTGGCCCTGGTCCACAACTCGTTGTGGGCGGGCGCGCTGCTCGGTCTGGTCGGCGGGCTGATCGGGATGTTCATCGTCGCGCGCGACCTGCCGTTCGCCGTGCACGGCATCGCGGAACTGAGCTTCGCCGGCGGGGCCGCCGCGCTGCTGCTCGGCGTGAACGTCGTCGCGGGCTCGCTCGTGGGGTCGGTGCTCGCGGCCGTCCTGTTCGGGGTCCTGGGGGCCCGGGCACGGGAGCACAACTCCGCCATCGGGGTCCTCATGCCCTTCGGCCTCGGGCTCGGGGTGCTGTTCCTGGCCCTCTACCAGGGGCGGGCCGCGAACAAGTTCGGCCTGCTGACGGGCCAGATCGTCGCCGTCGACAACCCGCAGCTGTTCTCGCTCGCGGTCATCGCCGCGGTCGTCGTGGTGGCCCTCGCGCTGCTGTGGCGTCCGCTGCTCTTCGCCAGCCTCGACCCGGACGTGGCGGCGGCGCGGGGAGTCCCGGTGCGGGCGCTGTCCCCGGTCTTCATGCTGGTCCTCGGCCTGTCCGTGGCGATGAGCGTGCAGATCGTCGGTGCCCTGCTGGTCCTGGCGCTGCTGGTGACGCCGGCCGCCGCGGCAATGCGGGTGAGCGCGTCCCCGTTCGTGGTACCGGTGCTGTCCACGGTGTTCGCGCTCGTCGCCATGGTCGGCGGTCTGCTGCTGGCCGTCGGGTCGTCGATCCCGATCAGCCCCTACGTGACGACGGTGTCGTTCGTCATCTACCTCGTGTGCCGGCTGGTCGCGCGGCTGCGCCGCCCGGCCGACCGGCCGGAACCTCCGCGTCCGGTCGTCGCCGAGATCGTCTGA
- a CDS encoding metal ABC transporter ATP-binding protein: MTERAGVPALRLAGASLQYGSRRLWSGLDLEIAPGEFVAVLGANGAGKSSLLKVVLGQQALAAGTVEVAGRPVRRGDRRIGYVPQQKGLDPSTPLRARDFVRLGLDGHRWGPLLPSRRANARVDRVLEAVGATGYADSPVGRLSGGEQQRLRVAQSIVGEPALLLADEPLLSLDLHHAGAVSALVDECRTRTGAAVLFVTHDVNPVLPYADRVLYLANGRFRIGTPEQVMTSATLSELYGSPVEVLRSNGRLLVAGGAAPSEHPHSHDHQEAS; this comes from the coding sequence GTGACGGAGCGCGCCGGTGTCCCTGCGCTGCGGCTCGCGGGCGCGTCCCTGCAGTACGGCTCGCGCCGGCTGTGGTCGGGGCTGGACCTGGAGATCGCCCCCGGCGAGTTCGTCGCCGTCCTCGGCGCCAACGGCGCCGGGAAGTCGAGCCTGCTGAAGGTCGTCCTCGGTCAGCAGGCGCTCGCGGCCGGGACCGTCGAGGTCGCCGGCCGGCCCGTCCGGCGCGGCGACCGCCGCATCGGCTACGTCCCGCAGCAGAAGGGACTCGACCCGAGCACCCCGCTGCGCGCCCGCGACTTCGTCCGCCTCGGCCTCGACGGCCACCGCTGGGGGCCCCTGCTCCCCTCCCGCCGCGCGAACGCCCGGGTCGACCGGGTCCTCGAGGCCGTCGGCGCGACCGGCTACGCCGACTCCCCCGTCGGCCGGCTCTCCGGTGGGGAGCAGCAGCGGCTGCGGGTCGCGCAGAGCATCGTCGGCGAACCGGCCCTGCTGCTCGCCGACGAACCGCTGCTCTCCCTCGACCTGCACCACGCCGGCGCCGTCAGCGCGCTGGTCGACGAGTGCCGCACCCGCACCGGCGCGGCCGTCCTCTTCGTCACCCACGACGTGAACCCCGTCCTGCCCTACGCCGACCGGGTGCTCTACCTGGCCAACGGCCGGTTCCGGATCGGGACGCCGGAGCAGGTCATGACCTCGGCGACGCTCTCCGAGCTCTACGGCTCCCCCGTGGAGGTGCTGCGCTCCAACGGCCGGCTCCTCGTCGCCGGCGGCGCCGCCCCCAGCGAGCACCCGCACTCGCACGACCACCAGGAAGCATCGTGA